The Gadus macrocephalus chromosome 13, ASM3116895v1 genome includes a window with the following:
- the mrpl20 gene encoding 39S ribosomal protein L20, mitochondrial: protein MVFLTLSCLVRSRGPDRHWKVQELLKHARHFRGRKNRCYSLAVRAVRRAFVYATKGRILKKRNMRTLWISRIAAATREHNMKYPALIHNLGKTSVQLNRRILSELAITEPRTFLSLAKLAQARREEGFRAALGDGQEPAGVFSRVMVTH from the exons ATGGTATTTCTGACACTGTCCTGTTTGGTCCGAAGCCGCGGGCCAGACAGACATTGGAAGGTCCAAGAACTCCTGAAACATGCTCGG CATTTCAGGGGAAGGAAGAACCGCTGTTACAGTTTGGCTGTGCGGGCAGTAAGGAGGGCTTTCGTCTACGCCACTAAAGGTCGAATACTCAAGAAACGTAACATGCGAACG CTTTGGATTTCACGTATTGCAGCAGCAACACGAGAACATAACATGAAGTATCCAGCCCTGATTCATAATTTGGGAAAG ACAAGTGTTCAACTCAACCGTCGTATTCTCAGCGAACTTGCCATCACAGAACCCCGGACGTTCCTCTCGCTAGCCAAGCTGGCTCAGGCGCGACGAGAGGAGGGCTTCAGGGCGGCCCTAGGTGACGGCCAGGAGCCTGCAGGGGTCTTCTCCCGTGTGATGGTGACCCACTAG
- the sdhb gene encoding succinate dehydrogenase [ubiquinone] iron-sulfur subunit, mitochondrial, translated as MSIAVLSSLGRCGFLAFRSPVGLVAVRHAQTAAAPAAEPRIKKFQVYRWDPDTPGDKPRMQTYDIDLNTCGPMVLDALIKIKNEMDSTLTFRRSCREGICGSCAMNIGGGNTLACLNKIDTNTSKPTKIYPLPHMYVVKDLVPDMSNFYAQYKSIEPFLKRKDESKEGQEQYTQSVDDRQKLDGLYECILCACCSTSCPSYWWNGDKYLGPAVLMQAYRWMIDSRDEFTEERLSKLQDPFSLYRCHTIMNCTKTCPKGLNPGKAIAEIKKMMAMYKDKKTATA; from the exons ATGTCGATTGCGGTTCTTTCGTCCTTGGGTCGCTGTGGCTTTTTGGCTTTTCGTTCTCCAGTTGGACTTGTG GCTGTCCGCCATGCCCagacagcagcagctccagctgCTGAGCCCAGGATAAAGAAGTTCCAGGTGTATCGCTGGGACCCAGACACTCCAGGAGACAAGCCTCGCATGCAGACCTATGACATCGACCTCAACAC GTGTGGGCCAATGGTTCTGGATGCCCTCATCAAGATCAAGAATGAGATGGACAGCACTCTAACATTCCGCCGTTCCTGCAGAGAAG GTATCTGTGGATCCTGTGCGATGAACATTGGCGGGGGCAACACACTTGCCTGCCTCAACAAGATCGACACCAACACAAGCAAGCCCACCAAAATATACCCCCTGCCACACATGTATGTCGTTAAGGATCTGGTGCCT GACATGAGTAACTTCTACGCCCAGTACAAGTCCATCGAGCCCTTCCTGAAGAGGAAGGACGAGTCCAAGGAGGGACAGGAGCAGTACACGCAGTCCGTCGATGACAGACAGAAATTG GACGGCTTGTACGAGTGCATTCTGTGCGCTTGCTGCAGCACCAGCTGCCCCAGCTATTGGTGGAATGGGGACAAGTACCTTGGACCTGCGGTTCTCATGCAG GCCTACCGATGGATGATTGATTCCAGAGACGAGTTCACGGAGGAGCGTCTGTCCAAGCTGCAGGACCCCTTCTCTCTGTACCGCTGTCACACCATCATGAACTGCACCAAGACCTGCCCCAAG